One segment of Pseudobythopirellula maris DNA contains the following:
- a CDS encoding sugar transferase, whose protein sequence is MSAITDLPRPIKVDSPSRRPPIQPSSYLGRKRAVVRVLGAIAGALLAPLIVLLVILVRLTSPGPGLYRQCRLGLNGREFTIFKLRSMRNDAEKLSGPVWAKRQDARVTPLGRLLRFTHLDELPQIINVVRGEMDFVGPRPERPEIVADLVGQVPGYEDRLAALPGITGVAQVNLPPDETLDCVRKKVAADRYYIEKASLWLDLRLAAATFLRVLGIRYEKGAWLLGVLITPAQLLEAAEQHDLSCSEINRPHFPNVLRDESLEDTQSFSTCSDTVVEDGLGVPELSAQVAMPRQPR, encoded by the coding sequence GTGTCCGCAATAACTGACTTGCCACGACCGATCAAAGTCGACTCACCATCGCGTCGTCCCCCGATCCAGCCAAGCAGCTACCTCGGCCGCAAGCGCGCGGTGGTCAGGGTCCTCGGCGCTATCGCCGGCGCCTTGTTGGCGCCTCTGATCGTTCTGCTCGTGATACTCGTGCGGCTGACGTCGCCCGGGCCGGGGCTTTACCGGCAGTGTCGGCTAGGACTCAATGGTCGAGAGTTCACAATCTTCAAGCTGCGTTCGATGCGTAACGACGCCGAGAAGCTTTCCGGGCCTGTCTGGGCCAAGCGACAAGACGCCCGTGTCACGCCCCTGGGGCGTCTCTTGCGGTTCACGCACCTCGACGAGCTGCCGCAGATCATCAACGTCGTGCGGGGCGAGATGGACTTTGTCGGCCCTCGGCCCGAGCGGCCGGAGATCGTTGCCGATCTGGTCGGTCAGGTGCCTGGATACGAAGACCGGCTGGCCGCGTTGCCCGGCATCACCGGCGTGGCCCAGGTCAACCTGCCGCCGGACGAGACACTCGATTGCGTCCGCAAGAAGGTTGCCGCCGATCGCTATTACATTGAGAAGGCCTCGCTGTGGCTCGACCTCCGCCTGGCGGCCGCCACGTTCCTGCGTGTGCTGGGCATCCGCTATGAGAAAGGCGCGTGGTTGCTCGGGGTGCTGATCACCCCCGCGCAGCTCTTGGAAGCCGCCGAGCAACATGATTTAAGTTGCAGCGAGATCAACAGGCCACACTTCCCGAACGTGCTTAGAGATGAGTCGCTCGAAGATACGCAATCGTTCAGCACCTGCTCCGACACCGTCGTCGAAGACGGCTTGGGCGTGCCCGAGCTGAGCGCTCAAGTCGCGATGCCACGCCAGCCTCGCTAG
- a CDS encoding tetratricopeptide repeat protein, which yields MLYETVGLAGEGDSGTKTDLQALLAERLVSTRDYKGAAAAAQEVLESGSKEHHASALKSLALAECAMAPVRGAVSEADRTDYFRVLLPKLTEAVDANPQDTSLALVTAQVLREYPLAASPEGPSPSAKADAIMDRLVASTAEQDSAAEALLARSEYRKLYMLQGASQDMRAALDKAPDNYIAVIKAGDEAILRATELAQDADDQASDQAYAEAEKHFRRAIEINPSAEQGWRLLAKLFWIKGDSDAAIDVLDQATQESLDDPLPMRLMLADLLLAAERVERAKEVVDSLDELLLQSMARRMPGQSRDRINSFVNLLRARILAAQGDELGALDLYGRVARSPAERAEDNSLSAFARQASFDIARLHAGMGNWDQTAAELAELSDRLDLEIETEEAEPTDEPDLSLTDWKGEAELAEEHRKARLGAVDAFLRCGQPAMALDHFERLHPRPFTAEEIELRLRVELDRQAEVAPDQRRWEEFEFWLERGKNIGEPRLSLLLTELHYQVVRGADGELDKEKIEELLIEGTERWADKAEFWRAAANAYFQVSRLGEATDAMRRYRRLETDAVRSAKTTVGFLVNTGREQDALGWLTKQLAKAPESDLPQIRILQVRALVQANKTDEALAKAHELIEAHPDSDEALTLAMEVAINFKQWELAERCEKLLVEAGLLAPSDIDFYRAVRLVQNYSELTPAERTELGRLVADLKEARPTWRRTSALAASYAEALGDDKTAIGYLEKAVARGDRSPETLERLSHHLFRTGQYERADEVIQQLFMGEQDTTFGAEALYISMAVRQKRMDEALKIAREAVERHPEDVARRLWLYKVLLLGGETEEAQQFLSRTRQEFPDNPAIWDAQFTFFAANKRVDEARRMLGDLPSVLEANPFTRHLTLARGYEKIGDLDPARDSYQAALLERPADTGVRYQYASLLLSTDPDAARTQLEKLVELDPGHSEARRKLAGVLASKGESTDWQRIDELLGKRGHGAEALDQRLRAVLLTRRGRTTAERAANCELARRILTDVVENAQTTPKDIDRLLLAGAYEQEGLYKRDPLHLESARQKLQVLLDNPENADNSYQDIYITFLIRSISALDKMEDSERIRAGFIEKAYDEIRTRRSLFQDATGRDAEHQRYTLLSYEARLLVADQQQVRALELLAEYGESIESHADDEQLQAGLMLGLANLYTQIGANQLAEEWYRELTSIVPKARVLLSQSMLRQGKVTDAINLFLENEGGQTDSGPTTPDNAILLAGLLASNQAEGDAFDRAWPMITEVMDQNEENVQLILSVAVLQVTRGNQDEAIRLFRKAIAIAPDNVLALNNLATLLGERERDRAEALSMIEQAIKVEGRKPALLDTQGTIQLQMGDADSAIASLEESVATLQADPRYYFHLAAAYLKGGRETEAAASLQEARKRGIDNAVLTAADQELMLELKRRLDNPKTAFKNAS from the coding sequence TTGCTCTACGAGACGGTCGGTTTGGCCGGCGAGGGCGATTCGGGAACTAAAACCGACCTTCAGGCTTTGCTAGCCGAGCGACTCGTTTCGACGAGGGACTACAAGGGAGCCGCGGCCGCGGCGCAGGAGGTTCTCGAAAGCGGTTCGAAAGAGCACCACGCTTCCGCCCTCAAGTCGCTCGCCCTGGCCGAGTGCGCAATGGCCCCCGTTCGTGGGGCCGTTTCCGAAGCGGACCGAACGGATTACTTCCGCGTTCTGCTGCCCAAACTCACCGAAGCGGTCGACGCGAATCCGCAAGACACATCGCTTGCGCTGGTGACCGCTCAAGTGTTGCGCGAGTATCCGCTTGCTGCGTCGCCAGAGGGACCGTCGCCCTCGGCGAAGGCGGACGCCATTATGGATCGGTTGGTGGCGAGCACTGCGGAGCAAGACAGCGCGGCGGAGGCCCTGCTTGCCCGCTCCGAGTATCGAAAACTTTACATGCTCCAAGGCGCCTCGCAAGACATGCGGGCGGCTCTCGACAAAGCCCCTGACAACTATATTGCTGTCATCAAAGCCGGGGATGAGGCGATTTTACGGGCGACCGAGTTAGCACAGGACGCCGATGATCAGGCGTCTGATCAGGCTTATGCCGAGGCTGAGAAGCACTTCCGCCGCGCGATCGAGATCAATCCCTCGGCGGAGCAAGGCTGGCGATTGCTGGCAAAACTTTTTTGGATCAAGGGCGACTCGGACGCGGCGATCGACGTGCTCGATCAAGCCACGCAAGAGTCGCTGGACGATCCCTTGCCAATGCGTTTGATGCTCGCCGACTTGCTGCTGGCGGCGGAGCGAGTTGAACGGGCTAAGGAGGTCGTTGATTCGCTTGACGAGTTGCTGTTGCAGTCGATGGCCCGCCGCATGCCTGGTCAGTCCCGTGACCGGATAAACAGTTTTGTCAATTTGTTGCGGGCGCGGATACTCGCCGCCCAGGGCGACGAGTTGGGGGCGCTCGATTTGTACGGCAGGGTCGCACGTTCTCCCGCAGAGCGTGCCGAGGATAATTCACTCTCGGCGTTCGCTCGCCAGGCCTCTTTCGATATCGCTCGGTTGCACGCGGGAATGGGCAACTGGGATCAAACCGCTGCGGAGCTGGCCGAGTTGTCTGATCGGCTCGATTTGGAGATTGAGACCGAAGAGGCTGAACCAACGGACGAGCCAGACTTGTCGCTGACGGACTGGAAAGGGGAAGCAGAACTCGCCGAAGAGCACCGCAAAGCACGACTCGGAGCGGTCGACGCTTTCCTTCGCTGCGGTCAGCCCGCCATGGCGCTCGATCATTTCGAGCGGCTCCACCCGCGGCCATTCACGGCAGAAGAGATCGAACTGCGATTGCGAGTCGAACTCGACCGGCAAGCCGAGGTGGCTCCCGATCAACGCCGGTGGGAAGAGTTCGAATTCTGGCTCGAGCGTGGGAAGAACATCGGCGAGCCTCGTTTGAGTTTGCTTCTCACCGAATTGCACTATCAGGTAGTTCGGGGGGCTGATGGGGAACTCGATAAGGAGAAGATCGAAGAGTTGCTCATCGAAGGGACGGAACGCTGGGCCGACAAGGCTGAGTTCTGGCGTGCAGCCGCCAATGCTTACTTCCAGGTCTCTCGTCTCGGCGAGGCGACAGACGCCATGCGTCGCTACCGCCGTCTCGAGACCGACGCTGTTCGCTCGGCGAAAACCACCGTTGGATTTCTCGTCAACACGGGCCGCGAACAAGACGCCCTCGGATGGCTTACCAAGCAGCTGGCAAAGGCCCCTGAGAGCGACTTGCCCCAGATCCGCATCTTGCAAGTGCGAGCTTTGGTGCAAGCCAACAAGACCGATGAAGCGCTCGCCAAGGCCCACGAGCTTATCGAAGCGCACCCCGATAGCGATGAGGCGCTTACATTGGCGATGGAAGTCGCCATCAATTTTAAGCAATGGGAGTTGGCCGAACGGTGCGAAAAGCTGCTCGTCGAAGCCGGCCTTTTAGCGCCCAGCGACATCGATTTTTACCGCGCGGTTCGCTTGGTTCAGAACTACAGCGAACTCACCCCTGCTGAACGCACGGAGTTAGGGCGGCTCGTCGCGGACTTGAAAGAAGCGAGGCCCACTTGGCGCCGTACTTCGGCGCTCGCGGCTTCGTATGCGGAAGCATTGGGCGATGACAAGACCGCTATCGGTTATCTGGAGAAAGCGGTCGCCCGCGGCGACCGCAGCCCCGAGACCCTCGAGCGGCTCTCACACCATCTGTTCCGCACCGGGCAGTACGAGCGTGCGGATGAAGTGATCCAGCAGCTTTTCATGGGAGAGCAGGATACGACGTTCGGAGCCGAAGCGTTGTACATCTCGATGGCGGTCCGCCAGAAACGCATGGACGAGGCGTTGAAGATTGCTCGCGAGGCAGTGGAGCGTCACCCCGAGGACGTGGCGCGTCGACTCTGGTTGTACAAAGTTCTGCTGTTGGGCGGCGAGACGGAAGAGGCGCAGCAGTTCCTCAGCCGCACACGACAGGAGTTCCCTGACAACCCCGCTATCTGGGACGCTCAGTTCACGTTCTTCGCTGCGAACAAACGCGTGGACGAGGCCCGTCGCATGCTGGGGGATCTTCCCTCGGTGCTCGAGGCTAACCCGTTCACGCGTCACCTGACTTTGGCTCGGGGCTACGAGAAAATCGGCGATCTCGACCCCGCACGCGATAGTTACCAGGCTGCACTGCTTGAAAGGCCCGCCGACACGGGGGTCCGGTACCAGTACGCCAGCCTCTTGCTAAGCACGGACCCCGACGCGGCCCGCACGCAGCTTGAAAAGCTCGTTGAACTCGATCCCGGGCACAGCGAGGCGCGCCGCAAGCTGGCCGGTGTGCTTGCTTCGAAGGGGGAGAGCACCGACTGGCAGCGTATCGACGAGCTTCTCGGCAAGCGAGGCCACGGCGCCGAGGCGCTCGATCAGCGGCTTCGCGCGGTGTTGCTAACACGACGTGGCCGGACCACCGCCGAGCGCGCCGCGAATTGCGAACTCGCCCGCCGCATCCTGACCGACGTCGTTGAGAACGCACAGACAACGCCCAAGGATATTGACCGGCTGTTGCTGGCGGGCGCTTACGAGCAAGAGGGGTTGTACAAGCGTGACCCACTCCACCTCGAATCGGCTCGTCAAAAACTGCAAGTCCTACTCGATAATCCCGAGAACGCGGACAACAGCTACCAGGATATCTACATCACGTTCCTGATCCGATCAATCTCCGCCCTGGATAAGATGGAAGATTCGGAACGTATCCGTGCAGGCTTTATCGAAAAGGCCTACGACGAGATTCGCACGCGGCGAAGCCTGTTCCAGGACGCCACGGGGCGCGATGCTGAGCATCAGCGTTACACGTTGCTTTCGTACGAAGCACGCCTGTTAGTCGCCGATCAGCAGCAGGTTCGGGCGCTCGAGTTGTTGGCGGAATATGGTGAGTCGATTGAGTCGCACGCCGACGACGAACAACTGCAGGCGGGTCTGATGCTCGGGCTGGCGAACCTGTACACCCAGATCGGCGCCAATCAGTTGGCGGAGGAGTGGTACAGAGAGCTCACGTCGATTGTCCCGAAGGCTCGGGTGCTCTTGTCGCAGTCGATGTTGCGTCAGGGCAAGGTGACAGACGCGATCAATCTGTTCCTCGAAAACGAGGGTGGTCAAACCGACTCGGGCCCGACCACGCCCGACAACGCGATATTATTGGCGGGCTTGTTGGCTAGCAACCAGGCGGAAGGCGATGCGTTTGATCGTGCTTGGCCGATGATCACCGAGGTGATGGACCAAAACGAGGAGAACGTCCAGCTCATCCTTTCCGTAGCCGTTCTGCAGGTGACACGGGGCAATCAGGACGAGGCGATCCGTTTGTTCCGCAAGGCGATCGCGATCGCTCCCGACAACGTGCTGGCGCTCAACAATTTGGCCACCTTGCTCGGTGAACGCGAACGCGACAGGGCCGAAGCCTTGAGCATGATCGAGCAAGCGATCAAGGTCGAAGGCCGAAAGCCCGCCCTTCTCGACACCCAAGGCACGATCCAACTGCAAATGGGCGACGCCGATTCGGCGATCGCCTCGCTCGAAGAATCGGTCGCCACGCTGCAGGCCGATCCGCGGTATTACTTCCACTTGGCGGCTGCCTACCTCAAGGGGGGCAGGGAGACGGAAGCGGCCGCCTCTTTGCAGGAGGCCCGTAAACGAGGCATCGACAACGCCGTGCTCACCGCCGCGGATCAGGAGCTGATGCTCGAGCTGAAGCGACGACTCGATAACCCTAAGACGGCGTTTAAAAATGCGAGTTGA
- a CDS encoding exosortase-associated EpsI family protein, with amino-acid sequence MGVACAVIVLAGVVHGKLTQRWGPGGQLEKAAATLASFPESFGDWRLEDSSPMEPAVVEMLQCADYVNNAYMNSRTGEVVRVALIVGPSGPTAVHTPEICYSSRAYEIIEEAQRNEFAVDGVKHAFWGVRFKSSSPGGAGLKVYYAWTADQAWRASEAPRYEYAGAPYLWKIQIAGAMGAADDSPSNDPCRRFIEDLLRDGWKPQAADS; translated from the coding sequence GTGGGTGTCGCGTGCGCCGTGATCGTGCTCGCCGGCGTGGTGCACGGAAAACTGACACAACGCTGGGGGCCTGGCGGCCAACTGGAGAAAGCCGCCGCCACGCTCGCGAGTTTTCCGGAGTCCTTTGGCGATTGGCGGCTCGAAGACTCTTCGCCCATGGAGCCCGCCGTCGTTGAGATGCTTCAGTGCGCGGACTACGTCAATAACGCTTACATGAACAGCCGGACCGGCGAAGTCGTTCGCGTCGCACTCATCGTCGGCCCCTCGGGCCCGACGGCTGTTCACACGCCCGAGATCTGTTACTCGAGTCGCGCCTACGAGATCATTGAGGAGGCTCAACGCAACGAGTTCGCGGTCGATGGCGTGAAGCACGCATTCTGGGGTGTCCGATTCAAGTCGAGCTCGCCGGGCGGAGCGGGGCTCAAGGTTTATTACGCGTGGACAGCAGACCAGGCGTGGCGTGCCTCCGAGGCGCCGCGGTACGAGTACGCCGGTGCGCCGTACCTCTGGAAGATCCAGATCGCCGGCGCAATGGGCGCCGCAGACGACTCCCCCTCGAACGATCCATGTCGGCGATTCATAGAAGACCTACTACGGGACGGTTGGAAGCCTCAGGCGGCTGATTCATGA
- a CDS encoding MOP flippase family protein: MNPSAPTNTDPTAAPPEAVVLARASTDGENPVKSPARRARGDKDFHSSVRWSALSKYGAQGVQFIVSIVLARLLAPEYFGLLGMATVVTGFLRTFRNLGFTSAIVQRKEVTQELLSTLFWVNMALCVVVGVVMMAIAPLAGSMYGEPLVTWIIIALTPTLLFTGLMTIPAAMLQREMAFRDLAVREIGGVIVSGATGVVLALAGWGVWALVAASLAGAFAQTVLICWLEPFRPGLVWDSQGLKESLSFGLNITGFRIFNYFARNADNLIIGLFLGPAALGFYALAYRLMLLPRDSVSAVVTRVLFPKLSRSQGDDEQLADKYLRACGAIACLTFPLMTALAILADPFVRVVLGEKWLPAAPLLMILAPIGMLHSIQTTVGQLYLAKGRSGLMFVWGVISSMIFVASFLIGIPWGVKGVACSYAVANLLLLYPCLHIPFGLVRSLSVGRFMRSLLPHAIVIGVMAAAMHVVTVVMDQAGIDGALPILLVSILVGSVTYVAIVVVVRPVGFTDVVSALSPMRYSLLGVGSDSKVASGK; this comes from the coding sequence TTGAATCCGTCCGCCCCCACCAACACCGACCCGACCGCCGCGCCGCCCGAGGCCGTGGTGCTTGCGCGCGCGTCGACCGACGGCGAGAATCCCGTCAAGTCGCCCGCGCGTCGCGCGAGGGGCGACAAGGATTTCCACTCCAGCGTCCGCTGGAGCGCGCTCTCGAAGTACGGCGCCCAGGGCGTGCAGTTCATCGTGTCGATCGTGCTCGCGCGGCTGCTGGCGCCGGAGTACTTCGGGTTATTGGGCATGGCGACCGTGGTCACCGGCTTCCTGCGGACATTCCGCAATCTTGGTTTCACCAGCGCGATCGTACAACGCAAGGAAGTCACTCAAGAACTCCTCAGCACGCTGTTCTGGGTCAACATGGCGCTCTGCGTCGTAGTGGGTGTGGTGATGATGGCGATCGCGCCGCTGGCTGGCTCAATGTACGGCGAGCCGCTCGTCACTTGGATAATCATTGCCCTGACGCCGACGTTGCTGTTCACGGGGTTGATGACCATCCCGGCCGCTATGCTCCAACGCGAGATGGCGTTCAGGGACTTGGCGGTCCGCGAGATCGGCGGCGTCATCGTGAGCGGCGCGACGGGCGTTGTCCTCGCCCTGGCCGGTTGGGGCGTGTGGGCGTTGGTGGCCGCCAGCCTTGCCGGCGCTTTTGCGCAAACGGTGCTGATTTGCTGGCTCGAGCCGTTCCGCCCCGGTTTGGTCTGGGACTCGCAAGGCCTTAAGGAGAGTCTCTCGTTCGGCCTGAATATTACCGGCTTCCGTATCTTTAACTACTTCGCCCGCAACGCGGACAACCTGATCATCGGCCTGTTCCTGGGCCCCGCGGCGCTTGGCTTCTATGCCCTGGCATACCGGCTGATGCTGCTGCCTCGCGACAGCGTTTCGGCCGTCGTTACACGAGTGCTGTTTCCCAAGCTATCGCGAAGCCAAGGCGATGATGAGCAATTGGCCGATAAGTATTTACGGGCATGCGGAGCCATCGCATGCCTGACCTTTCCCTTGATGACAGCATTGGCGATCCTAGCCGACCCATTCGTGCGGGTCGTGTTGGGAGAAAAATGGTTGCCGGCGGCCCCACTGCTCATGATCCTGGCGCCGATCGGCATGCTCCATTCGATTCAAACGACCGTGGGGCAGCTGTACCTTGCCAAGGGTCGCTCGGGGCTGATGTTCGTGTGGGGGGTGATCTCTTCAATGATCTTTGTCGCTTCCTTTCTGATCGGGATCCCCTGGGGAGTCAAAGGCGTCGCCTGCAGCTACGCCGTGGCCAATCTGCTCTTACTGTACCCATGCCTGCACATCCCGTTCGGACTGGTACGGTCGCTGAGCGTTGGGCGTTTCATGAGGTCGCTGCTGCCTCACGCGATAGTGATTGGGGTGATGGCGGCGGCCATGCATGTGGTCACCGTGGTGATGGATCAGGCCGGCATCGATGGTGCCCTCCCCATATTGCTCGTATCGATACTGGTGGGCTCCGTGACCTACGTGGCGATTGTGGTAGTCGTCCGCCCAGTGGGCTTCACAGATGTCGTCTCAGCGCTCAGCCCGATGCGGTACTCTTTGCTCGGGGTTGGATCGGATTCCAAGGTTGCATCCGGGAAGTAG
- a CDS encoding NAD-dependent epimerase/dehydratase family protein produces the protein MNTLVTGAAGFIGYHLCERLLARGDRVLGVDNFSNYYDPALKRDRVARLAGHDAFDFRAAELADRAAVGELFDAGDFDVVYHLAAQAGVRYSLKNPHAYVESNLVGFVNVLEGCRGHGAPHLVYASSSSVYGANEKVPFSVEDPVEQPVSLYAATKRSNELIAFSYAQMYEMPITGLRLFTVYGPWGRPDMALYRFTNAMTRGEPIDVYNFGRMRRDFTYVDDIVSGVVLAGDASRGREPSDAAGHRLYNLGNNQPVELGRLIELIEAALGVTAQKRMLPMQTGDVVETYADIDLSTEQLGYRPTTSIETGVERFVEWYRSYYADRPHKALA, from the coding sequence TTGAACACACTGGTCACAGGAGCCGCCGGATTTATCGGCTACCATTTGTGCGAGCGGCTGCTCGCACGTGGTGACCGGGTGCTTGGCGTCGACAACTTCAGCAACTACTACGACCCGGCCCTCAAGCGAGATCGGGTGGCGCGGCTCGCTGGCCACGACGCCTTCGACTTTCGCGCCGCCGAGCTGGCGGACCGGGCGGCGGTGGGAGAGCTGTTCGATGCGGGCGACTTCGACGTGGTGTACCACCTGGCCGCACAGGCGGGGGTGCGCTACTCGCTCAAAAACCCCCACGCTTACGTCGAGAGCAATTTGGTGGGGTTCGTCAACGTGCTGGAGGGTTGCCGGGGCCACGGCGCACCCCACTTGGTCTACGCCTCGAGCAGCTCGGTTTACGGCGCCAACGAGAAGGTTCCTTTCTCGGTCGAAGACCCGGTCGAGCAACCGGTGAGCCTTTACGCCGCCACGAAGCGATCAAACGAACTGATCGCCTTCAGCTACGCCCAGATGTACGAAATGCCGATCACCGGCCTTCGGCTATTCACCGTCTACGGGCCCTGGGGCCGACCCGACATGGCGTTGTACCGGTTCACCAACGCGATGACTCGCGGCGAGCCGATCGACGTTTACAACTTCGGCCGCATGCGTCGTGACTTCACCTATGTCGACGACATCGTCAGCGGCGTGGTGCTCGCAGGCGACGCTTCGCGTGGGCGTGAACCGTCTGACGCCGCAGGCCACCGGCTTTACAACCTCGGCAACAATCAGCCGGTCGAGCTGGGTCGCCTCATCGAATTGATCGAAGCGGCGCTCGGCGTCACAGCCCAGAAACGCATGCTGCCGATGCAGACCGGCGACGTGGTCGAGACTTACGCCGACATCGATTTGAGCACCGAACAACTTGGCTACCGGCCGACCACGTCGATCGAGACCGGCGTCGAGCGGTTTGTCGAGTGGTACCGGTCTTATTACGCCGACCGCCCCCACAAGGCTCTCGCCTAG
- a CDS encoding XrtA system polysaccharide deacetylase, which produces MTLAKPILNALSFDVEEHFHVHAFKRVIRREEWDSIPSRVTPSTRRVLRLLGKRGVRATFFFLGCVAEKHPDLVREAADGGHEIASHGYGHQSVRELTQEEFRRDLQRSCEAIAAACPTAELIGYRAPSFSIDESTPWALDELRRAGFLYDSSVSAASLHDSYGVRGAQRFAHTTPSGLVEIPPSTVRLLGQTVQAVGGGYFRLAPLPLTRLAARRINREGHPVVTYLHPWEFDPEQPRVRSASRRSKFRHYANLHKTERRLAKLLDDFNFGRMDEAFKEPIAEAHLAIGDHTPAAKANATHAATTN; this is translated from the coding sequence ATGACCCTCGCCAAGCCAATCCTGAACGCCTTGAGCTTCGACGTGGAAGAGCATTTCCACGTCCACGCTTTCAAGCGTGTGATACGGCGGGAAGAGTGGGACTCGATCCCGTCGCGGGTGACCCCCTCCACGCGCCGGGTGCTGAGACTCTTGGGAAAACGCGGCGTGCGGGCCACGTTCTTCTTTCTCGGCTGTGTCGCCGAAAAGCACCCCGACTTGGTGCGCGAGGCCGCCGACGGAGGCCACGAGATCGCCAGCCATGGTTACGGGCATCAGAGCGTCAGGGAGCTGACGCAAGAAGAATTCCGCCGTGACTTGCAGCGTTCCTGCGAGGCGATCGCCGCGGCTTGTCCCACAGCCGAGCTCATCGGCTACCGGGCGCCCTCGTTCTCAATCGACGAGTCGACTCCCTGGGCGCTCGACGAGCTCCGCCGCGCGGGGTTCCTGTACGACTCGAGCGTGTCGGCCGCCTCGCTGCACGACAGCTACGGGGTGCGAGGCGCCCAGCGATTCGCCCACACCACGCCCAGCGGGCTGGTCGAGATCCCCCCCAGCACAGTACGCCTGCTTGGCCAAACGGTGCAGGCCGTAGGCGGGGGCTACTTCCGCCTCGCCCCGCTCCCACTCACCCGTTTGGCGGCCCGCCGGATCAATCGCGAGGGCCACCCGGTCGTGACCTATCTTCACCCGTGGGAGTTCGACCCCGAGCAACCACGCGTGCGGTCCGCCAGCCGCCGCTCGAAGTTTCGGCACTACGCCAACCTGCACAAGACCGAGCGCCGCCTCGCCAAGCTGCTCGATGATTTTAACTTCGGCCGCATGGACGAGGCGTTCAAAGAGCCGATCGCCGAAGCCCACTTGGCCATTGGCGACCACACGCCTGCGGCGAAAGCCAACGCCACGCACGCCGCCACAACGAATTAA